In Aestuariibaculum lutulentum, one DNA window encodes the following:
- a CDS encoding DUF349 domain-containing protein — protein MSDLNNLNGKEELSKNEEHSEEKIVENTSIESTETTDAKESEITEEDKTVPASVSESDSDDHGLDEIDESNAEDAEDEGHKDRHTIELKAYDTMSLEALAIELERLLRTEKVQAIKTHVEAINNEFKDKFQALLDEKKDDFLNEGGNEIDFYYSSPVQKRYKAAYNDYRRKRNEYYQNIEKNLKQNLTDKLEIIEELKGLINVEENINTTYKHFKELQERWKNTGPIPRDKYNNAWNSYHHHVEMFYDFLHLNRDLRDLDFKHNLEQKLKIIERAEELAKDDNVMRAFRELQELHKMWKEELGPVQREYREDIWNKFKVATKTINDKRQLYFQEIDKVYDKNLETKLDIIEAIKTITAENITSHNGWQKKIKEVEDLRESFFNAGKVPIKENENTWAKFKEAVRTFNRSKNGFYKDLKKEQYTNLQKKLDLIKIAEDNKDSEDYEVTTPLMKKIQSDWKKIGHVPRKDSDKIWKRFKTACNFYFDKLHAKKNAANKEGLEAFGKKLELLDTLKNLKPFTDKEKGIEQIKEFTNQWKDIGRVPNDKRYIEGKFNKAVDDLLSNLEMDKNEVEMIKFENKLDHMNTEDDNRDLDNERSFIRKKIDEVKSQINQLENNLQFFTNVDDNNPLVKEVHNNIKTHKEALELWETKLSKIKELY, from the coding sequence ATGTCTGATTTAAATAACCTGAACGGAAAAGAAGAGCTAAGTAAGAATGAGGAGCATTCTGAAGAAAAAATAGTTGAAAACACGTCAATAGAATCTACAGAAACTACTGATGCCAAAGAATCTGAAATTACGGAAGAAGACAAAACTGTCCCTGCTTCTGTTTCAGAGTCTGATAGCGATGATCACGGTTTAGATGAAATTGATGAATCTAATGCTGAAGACGCCGAGGATGAAGGTCATAAAGACAGACATACCATTGAGCTTAAAGCTTACGACACCATGTCGCTTGAAGCTCTTGCTATCGAGTTAGAGCGTTTACTTAGAACCGAAAAAGTACAGGCTATAAAAACCCATGTTGAAGCTATCAATAATGAGTTTAAAGATAAATTTCAAGCGCTTCTAGATGAGAAAAAAGACGATTTCTTAAATGAAGGTGGTAACGAAATAGACTTTTATTACAGCTCTCCGGTTCAAAAACGTTACAAAGCAGCTTACAACGATTATCGCAGAAAGCGTAACGAATACTATCAAAACATTGAAAAAAATCTAAAACAAAATTTAACCGATAAACTTGAAATTATAGAAGAGCTTAAAGGTTTAATTAACGTTGAAGAAAATATAAATACCACATACAAGCACTTTAAAGAACTTCAGGAGCGCTGGAAAAATACAGGTCCTATTCCTCGAGATAAATACAACAATGCCTGGAATAGCTACCACCACCACGTAGAAATGTTTTACGATTTTCTGCACCTAAACAGAGACTTACGTGATTTAGACTTTAAGCACAATTTAGAACAAAAGCTTAAGATTATTGAGCGCGCTGAGGAACTGGCCAAAGATGACAATGTTATGCGTGCCTTTAGAGAGTTGCAAGAGCTTCACAAAATGTGGAAAGAAGAACTAGGTCCGGTACAAAGGGAATATCGTGAAGATATCTGGAATAAATTTAAGGTAGCAACAAAAACGATAAACGATAAACGTCAGCTGTATTTCCAAGAAATCGATAAAGTTTACGATAAAAATCTTGAAACGAAACTTGATATTATTGAGGCTATTAAAACCATAACAGCCGAAAACATTACTTCTCATAACGGTTGGCAAAAGAAAATTAAGGAAGTTGAAGATCTTAGAGAATCCTTCTTTAACGCAGGTAAAGTTCCTATAAAGGAAAATGAAAATACCTGGGCTAAATTCAAGGAGGCTGTAAGAACGTTTAACCGAAGTAAAAACGGATTCTACAAAGACCTTAAGAAAGAACAGTACACCAATCTTCAAAAGAAACTGGATTTAATTAAAATTGCTGAAGACAATAAAGACAGTGAAGATTACGAGGTTACCACCCCGTTGATGAAGAAAATTCAAAGTGACTGGAAAAAAATAGGTCATGTGCCTCGTAAAGACAGTGATAAAATCTGGAAACGATTTAAAACCGCATGTAATTTTTACTTCGATAAGTTACATGCCAAAAAGAATGCAGCTAACAAGGAAGGACTGGAAGCATTTGGTAAAAAGTTAGAACTTTTAGATACCCTAAAAAACCTAAAACCTTTTACAGATAAAGAAAAGGGCATTGAACAAATTAAAGAGTTCACCAATCAATGGAAAGATATAGGGCGTGTACCAAATGATAAGCGCTATATAGAGGGTAAATTCAATAAAGCTGTAGATGATTTGTTATCGAACCTTGAAATGGATAAAAACGAAGTTGAAATGATTAAGTTCGAAAACAAGCTTGATCATATGAATACTGAAGATGATAATAGAGATTTAGACAACGAACGTTCATTCATTCGTAAAAAAATTGATGAAGTTAAGAGCCAAATCAACCAATTGGAAAACAACTTACAGTTTTTCACGAATGTTGATGATAATAATCCATTAGTTAAAGAAGTTCATAACAATATTAAGACTCACAAAGAAGCCTTAGAACTATGGGAAACCAAGTTGAGTAAAATTAAAGAACTGTATTAA
- the mqo gene encoding malate dehydrogenase (quinone): MAKTIKHSEFVLIGGGIMSATLAIQLFEKFPGKKITIIEKLPKMAEESSEAWNNAGTGHAGNCELNYTPEKKGAVKKGSIDTTKAINISEQFNETLGFWKDCAEKGYIKNLSKCINEVPHISFVEGEKNVEFLEKRWYALKEVPHFRDMQFSKEINEIKEWIPLMMEGRDEKEIVAATYFEKGYDVNFGEIADQLFNFLGKQDNVELVNNSNVYNLQQTDNKRWLISVKGQNVGKHWKIVTNYVFIGAGGGALPLLEKSNIKEARGYGGFPISGLWLRCTNPEVIERHQAKVYGKAKKGSPPMSVPHMDTRMINGRKELLFGPFAGFTTKFLKHGSMFDLPRSVEFDNIMSLLGAGYQNLPLVKYLIKQVSLNFKDRMEMLREFYPEANDDDWKIVVAGQRVQIIKRNKKGFGKLEFGTEIIVSKDKTIAALLGASPGASTSYSVMKNVIEKCF, from the coding sequence ATGGCTAAAACGATTAAGCACTCCGAGTTTGTTCTCATCGGAGGTGGAATAATGAGTGCCACATTGGCAATCCAACTTTTTGAGAAATTTCCTGGTAAGAAAATAACAATTATTGAAAAGCTGCCTAAAATGGCAGAAGAAAGTTCTGAAGCATGGAATAATGCAGGAACTGGTCATGCAGGTAATTGTGAGTTAAATTATACTCCGGAAAAGAAAGGTGCTGTTAAAAAGGGTTCAATTGATACCACTAAAGCAATAAATATTTCAGAGCAGTTCAACGAAACACTAGGGTTTTGGAAAGATTGTGCCGAAAAAGGATATATCAAAAACCTGTCAAAGTGTATTAACGAAGTACCCCATATCAGTTTTGTTGAAGGCGAAAAGAATGTAGAGTTTTTAGAGAAGCGTTGGTATGCTTTAAAGGAAGTTCCTCATTTTAGAGATATGCAGTTTTCTAAGGAGATTAATGAAATTAAAGAATGGATTCCTCTAATGATGGAGGGGAGAGACGAAAAAGAAATCGTTGCTGCTACCTATTTTGAGAAAGGATATGATGTTAATTTTGGTGAAATAGCCGACCAGTTATTTAACTTTTTAGGAAAACAGGATAATGTTGAGTTGGTAAACAACAGTAACGTTTACAACTTACAGCAAACCGATAATAAACGATGGTTAATTTCGGTTAAAGGACAAAATGTGGGTAAACACTGGAAGATTGTAACTAATTATGTGTTTATTGGTGCTGGAGGTGGTGCTTTGCCTTTATTAGAAAAATCGAATATTAAAGAGGCTAGAGGCTACGGTGGATTCCCAATTAGTGGCTTATGGTTACGCTGTACAAATCCTGAGGTTATTGAAAGACATCAGGCAAAGGTTTATGGTAAAGCTAAAAAAGGCTCACCACCCATGTCTGTACCTCATATGGATACACGCATGATTAATGGCCGTAAAGAATTATTGTTTGGTCCGTTTGCCGGATTTACCACTAAGTTCTTAAAACATGGTTCGATGTTCGACTTACCACGATCGGTAGAGTTTGATAATATAATGAGTCTTCTTGGTGCAGGTTATCAAAATTTACCTTTGGTTAAGTATTTAATTAAGCAGGTAAGTTTAAATTTTAAAGATCGTATGGAAATGCTTAGAGAGTTTTATCCGGAAGCTAACGACGATGATTGGAAAATTGTAGTTGCAGGACAGCGTGTACAGATTATTAAGCGAAACAAAAAAGGTTTTGGTAAGTTAGAATTCGGAACCGAAATTATTGTTTCTAAAGATAAAACAATTGCCGCTTTATTAGGAGCTTCACCAGGAGCATCAACTTCGTATTCTGTAATGAAAAATGTTATTGAAAAATGTTTCTAA
- the mazG gene encoding nucleoside triphosphate pyrophosphohydrolase, whose translation MNTRAEQLKAFDRLLTIMDELRAQCPWDKKQTMETLRHLTIEETYELGDAILDNDLEEVKKELGDVLLHIVFYSKIGSETNDFDIADVCNSICEKLINRHPHIYGDVKVENEEDVKRNWENLKLKEGKKSVLEGVPNSLPALVKANRIQEKVAGVGFDWEEPHQVWEKVEEELQELKAEIDSNNQDAIESEFGDVLFSMVNYARFLNVNPENALERTNKKFSKRFKYLEEKAQGLNKPLKEMTLTEMDVFWEEAKKL comes from the coding sequence ATGAATACAAGAGCAGAGCAACTTAAAGCATTTGATAGATTGTTAACCATCATGGATGAGCTTAGAGCACAGTGCCCATGGGATAAAAAGCAAACCATGGAAACGCTTCGTCATTTAACTATAGAAGAAACCTACGAGTTAGGTGATGCCATTTTAGATAACGATTTGGAAGAGGTTAAAAAGGAATTGGGGGATGTGTTGCTTCATATTGTATTTTATTCTAAAATAGGCAGTGAAACCAACGATTTCGATATTGCTGATGTTTGTAATAGTATTTGTGAAAAGTTAATTAATAGACATCCGCATATTTATGGTGATGTAAAAGTTGAAAATGAAGAAGACGTGAAGCGCAACTGGGAAAACCTGAAGCTTAAAGAAGGTAAAAAAAGCGTTCTTGAAGGGGTACCTAACAGTTTGCCAGCTTTAGTTAAAGCTAACAGAATTCAGGAGAAAGTTGCCGGGGTAGGGTTTGATTGGGAAGAGCCGCATCAGGTTTGGGAAAAGGTTGAAGAAGAACTTCAGGAATTAAAAGCTGAAATAGATTCAAATAATCAGGATGCCATTGAAAGTGAATTTGGAGATGTACTTTTTTCAATGGTAAATTATGCTAGATTTTTAAATGTAAACCCTGAAAATGCTTTAGAACGTACCAACAAAAAGTTCTCAAAACGTTTTAAATATTTAGAAGAAAAAGCTCAGGGGTTAAATAAACCGCTTAAAGAAATGACCTTAACCGAGATGGATGTGTTTTGGGAAGAGGCTAAAAAGTTGTAA
- a CDS encoding aconitate hydratase, whose amino-acid sequence MAFDIEMIKGVYSRMAERVDAARKVVGKPLTLSEKILYNHLWDGNPTTAFTRGKDYVDFAPDRIACQDATAQMALLQFMQAGKSKVAVPTTVHCDHLIQAKDGAAADLRQANSVSSEVFNFLESVSNKYGIGFWKPGAGIIHQVVLENYAFPGGMMIGTDSHTVNAGGLGMVAIGVGGADAVDVMAGMAWELKFPKLIGVKLTGKLSGWTAPKDVILKVAEILTVKGGTGAIVEYFGPGATAMSCTGKGTICNMGAEIGATTSTFGYDESMERYLRSTERADVADAANKVKEYLTADPEVYANPEQYFDQVIEINLSELNPLLNGPFTPDLSTPAGKEMGEKAKANDWPIVVEWGLIGSCTNSSYEDLSRASSIAQQAIDKGVKMKAELGINPGSEQVRYTAERDGILEVFEKLDAKIFTNACGPCIGQWARYSDPKNAPKNSIVHSFNRNFAKRADGNPNTHAFVASPELTAAIAIAGRLDFNPMTDKLINEEGEEVMFDEPTGWELPPKGFEVKDNGYIEPEADGSHVQVIVDPKSERLQLLTPFTPIGDDIKGAKLLIKAFGKCTTDHISMAGPWLRFRGHLDNISNNCLIGAVNAYNQQTNFVKNQLTGEYGGVPDVQRQYKKEGIKTIVVGDHNYGEGSSREHAAMEPRHLGVAAVIVKSFARIHETNLKKQGMLGLTFANESDYDLIQEDDTFNFLDLNEFAPDKQLTLEVVHANGSKDVIKLNHTYNEAQIAWYKAGSALNLIAAENA is encoded by the coding sequence ATGGCATTTGATATTGAAATGATTAAAGGCGTTTATTCCCGAATGGCCGAGCGTGTTGATGCTGCTCGTAAAGTGGTGGGTAAACCTTTAACGCTTTCTGAGAAAATATTGTATAATCACCTATGGGATGGGAATCCAACCACCGCATTTACAAGAGGTAAAGATTATGTCGATTTCGCTCCAGATAGAATCGCATGTCAGGATGCAACTGCGCAAATGGCGTTACTACAATTTATGCAAGCCGGAAAAAGTAAAGTTGCTGTGCCTACAACCGTACATTGTGATCACTTAATTCAAGCCAAAGATGGAGCTGCAGCCGATTTAAGACAAGCGAATAGTGTGAGTAGTGAAGTATTTAATTTTTTGGAATCTGTTTCAAATAAATATGGCATTGGTTTTTGGAAACCGGGTGCAGGAATCATTCATCAGGTGGTTTTAGAAAATTATGCATTTCCTGGCGGAATGATGATTGGTACCGATTCACATACTGTTAATGCAGGCGGATTAGGAATGGTCGCTATTGGTGTTGGTGGTGCCGATGCCGTTGATGTTATGGCAGGTATGGCTTGGGAGCTTAAATTCCCTAAGCTTATTGGTGTGAAATTAACCGGTAAATTATCCGGGTGGACAGCACCGAAAGATGTGATTTTAAAAGTGGCTGAAATTCTTACCGTAAAAGGAGGGACAGGAGCTATCGTTGAATATTTCGGACCAGGAGCAACTGCCATGTCGTGTACCGGTAAAGGAACCATTTGTAATATGGGCGCCGAAATTGGTGCAACGACATCTACTTTTGGTTACGATGAATCTATGGAGCGTTATCTACGTTCTACCGAAAGAGCCGATGTTGCTGATGCAGCTAACAAAGTTAAAGAATACTTGACTGCCGACCCAGAAGTTTATGCCAATCCAGAGCAGTATTTCGATCAGGTGATTGAAATTAACTTATCGGAATTAAATCCGTTATTAAATGGACCTTTCACACCAGATTTATCAACTCCTGCAGGAAAAGAAATGGGAGAGAAGGCCAAAGCTAATGATTGGCCAATTGTGGTCGAGTGGGGCTTAATAGGGTCTTGTACCAATTCTTCGTATGAAGATTTATCGCGTGCCTCATCAATTGCTCAACAAGCCATTGATAAGGGTGTTAAAATGAAAGCTGAATTAGGTATTAATCCAGGGTCAGAGCAAGTGAGATACACGGCAGAACGCGATGGTATTCTTGAAGTTTTTGAAAAATTAGACGCTAAAATTTTTACGAATGCCTGCGGACCATGTATAGGGCAGTGGGCACGTTACAGCGATCCGAAAAATGCACCAAAAAACAGTATCGTGCATTCATTCAACCGAAACTTTGCCAAACGTGCCGATGGTAACCCGAATACGCATGCTTTTGTAGCTTCACCCGAATTAACAGCCGCGATTGCTATTGCGGGTCGATTGGATTTTAATCCGATGACCGATAAATTAATCAACGAAGAAGGAGAAGAAGTCATGTTCGATGAGCCAACAGGATGGGAGTTACCACCAAAAGGTTTCGAAGTTAAAGATAATGGCTATATCGAACCTGAGGCAGATGGTAGTCATGTTCAGGTGATTGTAGATCCAAAATCTGAAAGATTACAATTATTAACGCCATTCACGCCAATTGGTGATGATATTAAAGGCGCCAAATTATTAATAAAAGCCTTCGGAAAATGTACAACTGACCATATTTCTATGGCGGGTCCTTGGTTACGTTTCCGTGGTCATTTAGATAATATTTCTAATAACTGTTTAATTGGTGCCGTAAACGCTTATAACCAACAAACAAACTTTGTTAAAAATCAATTAACGGGTGAGTATGGTGGAGTACCAGATGTACAACGTCAGTATAAAAAAGAAGGTATTAAGACGATAGTTGTTGGCGATCATAATTATGGTGAAGGGTCTTCTAGAGAACACGCAGCCATGGAACCAAGACATTTAGGTGTAGCCGCGGTTATTGTGAAGTCGTTTGCGCGTATTCACGAAACAAACCTTAAAAAGCAAGGGATGTTAGGTTTGACATTTGCAAATGAATCAGATTACGATTTAATTCAGGAGGATGATACTTTTAACTTCTTAGATTTAAATGAATTTGCTCCAGATAAGCAGTTGACCTTAGAAGTTGTTCATGCAAATGGTAGTAAAGATGTCATTAAATTGAATCACACTTATAATGAAGCACAAATTGCCTGGTATAAAGCAGGTTCAGCATTAAATTTAATTGCTGCAGAAAATGCTTAA
- a CDS encoding bifunctional aconitate hydratase 2/2-methylisocitrate dehydratase, which yields MNMYNDYIKEIEERKAQGLHPKPIDGADLLSEIIEQIKDLNNANREDSLKFFIYNVVPGTTGAAGVKAKFLKEIILGNAVVEEITPTFAFELLSHMKGGPSIEVLLDLALGNDEAIAKQAAEVLKTQVFLYDADTNRLEEAYKGGNAVAKDLLESYAKAEFFTNLPEVDEKIEIVTFIAGTGDISTDLLSPGADAHSRSDRELHGQCIFEHNKEMQNELTALKQQHPDKRVMLIAEKGTMGVGSSRMSGVNNVALWTGIQASPYVPFINIAPIIAGTNGISPIFLTTVGVTGGIGIDLKNWVKKTDEAGNTVLDENGDPVLEQAYSVETGTVLTINTKEKKLYNGDVELKDISTALTPQKVEFIKAGGSYAVVFGKKLQTIAAGILGIEAPTVYAPSKEISVEGQGLTAVEKIFNKNAVGTTPGKTLHAGSDVRVEVNIVGSQDTTGLMTSQELEAMAATVISPIVDGAYQSGCHTASVWDNKSKANIPKLMKFMNDFGLITARDPKGEYHAMTDVIHKVLNDITIDDWAIIIGGDSHTRMSKGVAFGADSGTVALALATGEATMPIPQSVKVTFKGEMKPYMDFRDVVHATQQQMLKQFGGENVFQGRVIEVHIGTLTSDQAFTFTDWTAEMKAKASICISEDETLIESLEIARDRIQIMIDKGMDNAKQVLQGLIDKANARIEEIKSGEKPALRPDANANYFAEVVIDLDEIVEPMIADPDVNNDDVSKRYTHDTIRPLSFYGGTKQVDLGFVGSCMVHKGDMKILAQMLKNIEAQQGKVEFKAPLVVAPPTYNIVDELKAEGDWEVLQKYSGFEFDDNEPKGLARTKYENMLYLERPGCNLCMGNQEKAEPGDTVMATSTRLFQGRVVKDSGEKKGESLLSSTPVVVLSTILGRTPNIEEYQAAVEGIVLTKFKPPHKQLSTAAVAY from the coding sequence ATGAATATGTACAACGATTACATCAAGGAAATCGAAGAACGAAAAGCTCAGGGACTTCACCCAAAACCAATTGATGGAGCTGATTTATTAAGCGAGATTATTGAACAAATTAAGGATTTGAACAACGCAAATCGTGAAGATTCGCTTAAATTTTTTATTTACAATGTGGTGCCGGGAACTACTGGTGCAGCTGGTGTAAAAGCAAAGTTTTTAAAAGAGATTATTCTTGGTAATGCTGTTGTTGAAGAAATTACTCCAACCTTCGCTTTTGAATTGTTATCGCACATGAAAGGTGGACCTTCTATTGAGGTACTTTTAGATTTAGCTTTAGGAAACGACGAAGCTATCGCTAAGCAAGCTGCTGAAGTTTTAAAAACTCAGGTTTTCTTATATGATGCAGATACTAATCGTTTAGAAGAAGCTTATAAAGGAGGGAATGCTGTTGCTAAAGATTTGTTAGAGAGCTACGCTAAAGCTGAATTCTTTACTAATCTTCCGGAGGTTGACGAAAAAATCGAAATCGTTACGTTTATCGCAGGTACAGGTGATATTTCAACAGATTTGTTATCACCAGGAGCAGATGCGCATTCAAGATCAGATAGAGAATTACACGGTCAGTGTATTTTCGAACACAATAAAGAGATGCAGAATGAATTAACTGCATTAAAACAACAACACCCAGACAAACGCGTGATGTTAATCGCAGAGAAAGGTACCATGGGAGTGGGATCTTCAAGAATGTCTGGTGTGAATAACGTAGCGTTATGGACAGGTATTCAGGCGAGTCCGTATGTGCCGTTTATTAATATCGCTCCAATCATTGCCGGAACAAATGGTATTTCTCCAATTTTCTTAACAACTGTTGGGGTAACTGGTGGTATTGGTATCGACCTTAAAAACTGGGTTAAGAAAACCGATGAAGCTGGTAATACCGTTTTAGATGAAAATGGAGATCCTGTTTTAGAACAAGCGTATTCTGTTGAAACAGGAACGGTACTTACAATTAATACAAAAGAGAAAAAATTATACAACGGCGACGTTGAATTAAAAGATATTTCTACTGCATTAACACCGCAAAAAGTGGAGTTCATTAAGGCTGGTGGTTCTTATGCTGTCGTTTTTGGTAAAAAATTACAAACTATTGCAGCAGGTATTTTAGGTATTGAGGCGCCAACGGTTTATGCACCTTCTAAAGAAATTTCTGTTGAAGGACAAGGTTTAACTGCTGTAGAGAAAATTTTCAACAAAAATGCTGTTGGAACAACGCCAGGTAAAACATTACATGCGGGTTCAGATGTTCGTGTTGAAGTAAATATTGTAGGATCTCAGGATACTACTGGATTAATGACGTCTCAGGAATTAGAAGCGATGGCGGCTACAGTTATTTCTCCAATAGTTGATGGTGCTTACCAATCGGGATGTCACACGGCTTCTGTTTGGGATAACAAGTCAAAAGCGAACATTCCTAAATTAATGAAGTTTATGAATGACTTCGGATTAATCACAGCGCGCGATCCTAAAGGAGAATACCACGCCATGACCGACGTTATTCACAAAGTATTAAACGATATTACAATCGACGACTGGGCCATCATCATTGGTGGTGACTCACATACACGTATGTCTAAAGGTGTGGCTTTCGGTGCCGATTCAGGAACTGTGGCGTTAGCTTTAGCAACGGGTGAAGCAACGATGCCAATTCCGCAGTCGGTAAAAGTGACCTTCAAAGGTGAAATGAAACCTTATATGGATTTCCGTGATGTGGTACACGCAACACAACAACAAATGTTAAAGCAATTTGGTGGTGAAAACGTATTCCAAGGTCGTGTAATTGAAGTGCACATAGGTACCTTAACATCAGATCAGGCCTTTACATTTACCGATTGGACGGCTGAAATGAAAGCCAAAGCATCTATCTGTATTTCAGAAGATGAAACCTTAATCGAATCGTTAGAAATCGCAAGAGATCGTATCCAAATCATGATTGATAAAGGTATGGATAATGCAAAACAAGTGCTTCAAGGACTTATTGATAAAGCAAATGCAAGAATTGAGGAAATTAAATCTGGAGAGAAACCAGCTTTACGTCCTGATGCTAACGCGAATTATTTTGCTGAAGTAGTTATCGATTTAGATGAAATCGTTGAGCCAATGATCGCCGATCCAGACGTAAACAACGATGACGTTTCTAAGCGTTATACACACGATACGATTCGTCCGTTATCTTTCTACGGCGGTACTAAGCAGGTAGATTTAGGTTTCGTAGGATCTTGTATGGTTCACAAAGGCGATATGAAGATTTTAGCTCAGATGTTAAAAAATATCGAAGCGCAACAAGGGAAAGTTGAATTTAAAGCGCCTCTAGTAGTTGCACCTCCAACATATAACATTGTTGATGAGTTAAAAGCTGAAGGTGACTGGGAAGTATTACAAAAATATTCAGGATTTGAATTCGATGATAATGAACCAAAAGGTTTAGCTCGTACTAAATACGAAAACATGCTTTACTTAGAGCGTCCGGGTTGTAACTTATGTATGGGTAACCAAGAGAAAGCTGAACCGGGAGATACTGTAATGGCAACATCAACTCGTTTATTCCAAGGTCGTGTGGTTAAGGATTCAGGAGAGAAAAAAGGAGAATCTTTATTATCATCTACTCCGGTAGTGGTATTATCTACAATTTTAGGTAGAACACCAAATATTGAAGAGTATCAAGCGGCTGTTGAGGGTATTGTTTTAACGAAGTTTAAACCACCTCACAAACAATTGAGTACTGCTGCGGTAGCATACTAA
- a CDS encoding acyltransferase family protein: protein MSITIDNKHRVFGLDAIRASAILLVLFSHSTILLFPNQDSLLLTIIRFFGTIGVDLFFVLSGFLIGGIILKQIDLGKTSWNDFLYFWIRRWFRTLPNYFLVLALNVLLLFLFTGEILKGIGNYFLFLQNFSNPQPDFFTESWSLSIEEYAYIIGPLLLFLTFNSFKSVSKKYLFIGITGFVIISSGVLRYQFHLNQKIDSAEMWSSALRKVVIYRIDSIYYGFVLVYVMKQFKSYFKRYNLLLFMVGVILFSGIHVLIYFNNLTPVNTPLFFNVFYLPLISISLLLFFPSIIEIDIQGYVKILTTKLSIISYALYLLNYSVVLLSIQHIGSICEASMIIKIITLLTYWGLSFYLSHLLYTYFEKPMTNLRDKPFFKRILN from the coding sequence ATATCTATTACTATAGATAATAAGCATAGAGTTTTTGGATTAGATGCAATTCGGGCATCAGCCATTTTATTAGTTTTATTTTCACATTCAACAATATTATTATTTCCTAATCAGGATAGTTTACTACTTACTATAATTAGATTTTTCGGGACTATAGGAGTAGATTTGTTTTTTGTTTTAAGTGGATTTCTAATTGGTGGTATCATTTTAAAACAAATAGATTTAGGAAAAACCTCATGGAATGATTTCTTGTATTTTTGGATAAGGCGCTGGTTCAGGACTCTTCCAAATTACTTTTTGGTATTAGCTTTAAATGTGCTTTTATTATTTCTGTTTACTGGTGAAATTTTAAAAGGAATAGGAAACTATTTTTTATTTTTGCAAAACTTCTCAAATCCACAACCCGATTTTTTTACTGAATCCTGGAGTTTGTCCATTGAAGAATATGCTTATATCATAGGGCCACTACTACTGTTTTTAACTTTTAATTCTTTTAAATCGGTTTCAAAAAAGTATTTGTTTATTGGAATTACAGGGTTTGTCATTATTAGCTCAGGAGTTTTAAGGTATCAATTTCATTTAAATCAAAAGATTGATTCGGCTGAGATGTGGAGTAGCGCTTTGAGAAAAGTTGTTATTTACCGAATAGATAGTATTTATTATGGGTTTGTTTTAGTATATGTAATGAAGCAGTTTAAAAGTTATTTTAAGAGATATAATTTACTGTTATTTATGGTGGGAGTTATTTTGTTTTCAGGAATACACGTTTTAATTTACTTCAATAACTTAACACCTGTAAATACTCCTTTGTTTTTTAATGTATTTTACCTGCCATTAATTTCTATTAGTTTACTGTTGTTTTTTCCTTCTATAATAGAAATTGATATTCAAGGCTACGTAAAAATACTTACTACTAAATTAAGTATTATATCTTATGCTCTTTATTTGCTTAATTATTCAGTGGTTTTGTTAAGTATTCAACATATTGGCAGTATTTGTGAAGCTTCAATGATAATTAAAATCATAACTTTGCTGACTTATTGGGGATTGTCTTTTTATTTAAGTCATTTGTTATATACGTATTTCGAAAAACCAATGACGAATTTAAGAGATAAACCATTTTTTAAAAGAATATTGAATTAA